A genomic window from Candidatus Kryptobacter tengchongensis includes:
- a CDS encoding Outer membrane receptor proteins, mostly Fe transport, producing MWNRYTWLLGIMLILFSFSSAQDARIKGKVIDSETGEPIPNVNVVIVGTTLGASTDLRGEFEIRVRPGIYIVEARAVGYQSSKKEVDVKTGAVFVEFRLEQNYIEIGEVEVLADYKTRRAVDVRPSVIEVKPKDVKISAGFGEDVFRMLRTLPGVLSPSDFATRFVVRGGSPDENLIIIDGVEIYNPYRLYGFVSMFNPDLVSDFNFMAGGFPAKYGDRLSAVLDVSSRDGNRDKLFSSMINVNFTNANLIFEGKLPLNGSWIFSTRRTYYDLILGPIAEKTGLVSGDVAFPNFYDFQSKLTFQPFNKSKVDLFLIHSRDAMNIITGENFNRPDSVAVNDLSYNNTFAFSWRYSPSKNFVIKFLSSWYKNSGESKFGGELLDPSYDFDKKVVSDDATFFKIETWSNYSIQKFSTSVDVSYEFGRNLLEFGIGNNYVISELKYVLKMDESLRMFLLSLGFFSAPEIFKYAERYNRSYFYVQDKLRLGHKFTVQPGVRFDYYGIVKRGYFSPRFNFLYNIDALTSLRFAYGWYYQSPGYEKIYDQNTFFDFTQVENLNAEKATHYILGFERWLAPDILARVEGYYKNFDDLIVRKRVNGTRWVADRIPDYPPTDINGWSQPYRITVSDSVTPIPVNKGDGEAYGFEIYIEKRETRNSKIYGWLSYSFSVARRKIYNVELPFIFDQRHTFNIVLNWKISKKFDMGITWMYGTNYPYTEPIGVKPRIFVSDTVVKIMTVRDKVLLDLDFGGLANFLNARKPPYHRLDIRIIYNARFWGANWSFYLDVVNVYNRKNVVAYDFSISNGQIKRRAITMLPILPTFGISVKF from the coding sequence ATGTGGAACCGTTATACCTGGTTATTGGGGATAATGTTAATTTTATTTTCATTTTCATCAGCCCAAGATGCAAGGATAAAAGGAAAAGTTATAGATTCTGAAACTGGTGAACCGATTCCAAATGTGAATGTAGTGATTGTTGGGACGACGCTTGGGGCATCAACTGATTTAAGAGGAGAGTTTGAGATCAGAGTCAGACCCGGGATTTACATTGTTGAAGCAAGAGCTGTTGGCTACCAAAGTAGCAAGAAAGAGGTTGATGTAAAAACTGGGGCTGTTTTCGTTGAGTTTCGTTTAGAACAGAATTATATAGAAATTGGTGAGGTTGAGGTGCTTGCAGATTATAAAACTCGCCGTGCTGTTGATGTAAGACCAAGCGTTATAGAAGTTAAACCAAAAGATGTTAAGATAAGTGCTGGTTTTGGTGAAGATGTTTTTAGGATGTTAAGAACTTTGCCCGGAGTTTTATCGCCTTCTGATTTTGCCACGCGCTTTGTTGTTCGTGGTGGTTCCCCAGATGAAAATTTGATAATTATAGATGGGGTTGAGATTTACAATCCGTATCGCCTTTATGGTTTTGTGAGTATGTTTAACCCCGATCTTGTCAGTGATTTTAATTTCATGGCTGGTGGATTCCCAGCAAAATACGGGGATAGATTATCCGCTGTCCTTGATGTTTCAAGTCGTGATGGAAACAGAGATAAACTCTTTTCAAGCATGATAAATGTAAATTTCACAAATGCAAATTTGATTTTTGAGGGGAAGTTGCCACTAAATGGCTCGTGGATATTTTCAACTAGAAGAACATATTATGATTTGATACTTGGTCCAATAGCGGAGAAGACGGGGCTCGTCAGCGGTGATGTTGCATTTCCAAATTTTTACGATTTTCAGAGCAAATTAACCTTCCAACCGTTTAACAAAAGTAAAGTGGATCTTTTTTTGATTCACAGCAGAGATGCGATGAATATCATAACTGGCGAAAATTTTAATAGACCAGATAGCGTTGCGGTAAATGATTTATCTTATAACAATACATTCGCTTTTTCCTGGAGGTATTCTCCATCTAAAAATTTTGTTATTAAATTTTTGTCGTCGTGGTATAAAAACTCAGGGGAGAGTAAATTTGGCGGTGAACTGCTTGATCCATCTTATGATTTTGATAAGAAGGTTGTTTCAGATGACGCAACATTTTTTAAGATAGAAACATGGTCAAATTATTCAATACAAAAATTTTCAACATCAGTTGATGTTAGTTATGAATTCGGACGAAATCTTCTTGAGTTTGGTATCGGGAATAACTATGTTATTTCGGAGTTAAAATATGTTTTGAAGATGGATGAGTCTTTGAGGATGTTTCTTCTATCGCTTGGTTTTTTCTCAGCCCCCGAGATTTTTAAGTATGCTGAGAGATATAATCGTTCTTATTTTTATGTTCAAGATAAGTTGAGATTGGGGCATAAATTTACTGTGCAACCTGGAGTGAGATTTGATTATTACGGGATTGTGAAGAGAGGTTATTTTTCACCGAGATTTAATTTTCTTTACAACATTGATGCGCTTACAAGTTTGAGGTTTGCCTATGGATGGTATTATCAATCGCCAGGATATGAAAAAATTTATGATCAAAATACATTTTTTGATTTCACCCAGGTTGAAAATTTAAACGCAGAGAAGGCAACGCATTATATTCTTGGTTTTGAAAGATGGCTTGCACCGGATATTTTGGCAAGGGTTGAGGGTTATTACAAGAACTTTGATGATCTTATTGTGAGAAAGCGTGTAAATGGGACAAGGTGGGTTGCGGATAGAATACCTGATTATCCTCCGACAGATATTAATGGCTGGAGTCAGCCATATCGGATAACCGTGAGCGATTCGGTTACGCCAATCCCTGTAAATAAGGGCGATGGAGAGGCTTATGGTTTTGAAATTTATATTGAGAAAAGGGAGACGAGAAATAGCAAAATTTATGGATGGCTTTCCTATTCTTTCTCGGTTGCGAGGAGAAAAATTTACAATGTTGAGTTGCCCTTTATTTTTGACCAGAGGCATACATTTAACATTGTATTGAACTGGAAGATAAGCAAGAAATTTGATATGGGCATAACATGGATGTATGGGACGAATTATCCATATACAGAGCCAATTGGTGTAAAGCCAAGGATTTTTGTGAGTGATACAGTTGTTAAGATAATGACTGTGAGAGATAAAGTTTTACTTGATCTTGACTTTGGAGGATTGGCTAATTTTTTAAATGCGAGGAAACCACCATATCATCGTCTTGACATAAGAATTATATATAATGCAAGGTTCTGGGGCGCTAATTGGAGTTTTTACCTTGATGTTGTGAATGTTTACAACAGGAAAAATGTTGTGGCTTACGATTTCAGCATCTCAAATGGACAGATAAAACGAAGGGCTATAACAATGTTGCCGATCCTTCCTACATTTGGAATAAGTGTTAAGTTTTAA
- a CDS encoding cysteine desulfurase: MRRVYLDNSATTPVDPAVVEAMMPYFTEIFGNPSSVHWFGREAKVAIEEARYKIANFINADPSEIIFTSGGTESDNFAIFGVALSGLRKGKNHIITTKIEHHAVLDSCLYLQKNGFEVTFLKVGSDGVVDPDDVRKAITSKTCLISVMHVNNEIGTIQPIQEIGMIAMEHGIPFHTDAVQSFGKIEVDVKDLKVDLISASAHKIYGPKGIGFLYVRNGVEIEKFHHGGSQEAGRRAGTESVPLIVGFAKAVELCAERMKQDYEHVGSLRKRMIEKINDLFAEFGDILILNSPYDKTIPYILNFSINSGKIDIDAEALIYGLDLRGVAVSNGSACTSGSLKPSHVILALGRDEKTSLATVRFSFGRWNTIDDVDYAVEKFAEVVKNFVGRAVLKT; the protein is encoded by the coding sequence ATGCGAAGGGTTTATCTTGACAACAGTGCTACGACACCCGTTGACCCTGCTGTTGTTGAAGCGATGATGCCATATTTTACTGAAATTTTTGGGAATCCATCTTCTGTTCACTGGTTTGGCAGGGAAGCGAAGGTTGCAATAGAAGAGGCAAGATATAAAATCGCAAATTTTATAAATGCTGATCCATCTGAGATAATTTTCACAAGTGGGGGGACGGAATCTGATAATTTTGCAATCTTTGGGGTGGCGCTTTCTGGTCTTAGGAAAGGTAAAAACCACATAATAACAACTAAAATTGAACACCATGCTGTGCTTGATTCTTGTCTTTATCTACAAAAAAATGGGTTTGAGGTCACATTTTTAAAAGTTGGTTCAGATGGGGTTGTTGATCCCGATGATGTGAGAAAAGCGATAACTTCCAAGACTTGTCTTATAAGCGTGATGCACGTGAATAATGAAATTGGAACGATACAACCGATTCAGGAAATAGGTATGATAGCAATGGAACATGGTATACCATTTCATACAGATGCAGTTCAATCTTTTGGTAAGATTGAGGTTGATGTTAAGGACTTGAAAGTTGATTTAATTTCGGCTTCGGCTCATAAAATTTACGGACCTAAGGGGATAGGTTTTCTTTATGTAAGGAATGGGGTTGAGATTGAGAAATTTCATCACGGGGGTTCGCAGGAGGCAGGCAGAAGAGCGGGGACGGAGAGCGTTCCATTGATAGTTGGATTTGCTAAAGCGGTTGAACTCTGCGCTGAGAGAATGAAGCAAGATTATGAACATGTGGGCTCATTAAGAAAGCGTATGATTGAAAAAATAAATGATCTCTTTGCGGAGTTTGGCGATATTTTAATTTTGAACAGTCCATATGATAAAACGATACCTTATATCTTGAATTTTTCAATAAATTCAGGTAAAATTGATATAGACGCAGAAGCATTGATATATGGACTTGACTTGAGAGGCGTTGCGGTTTCAAATGGTTCCGCTTGCACTTCTGGGAGTTTGAAACCGTCTCATGTTATACTTGCACTTGGAAGGGATGAAAAAACATCTCTTGCCACAGTTAGATTTTCTTTTGGACGATGGAATACAATTGATGATGTTGATTATGCTGTTGAAAAATTTGCCGAGGTAGTTAAAAATTTTGTTGGAAGAGCTGTTTTAAAAACTTAA
- a CDS encoding transcription antitermination protein nusG, protein MARRWYAVRTYSGHENRVKKFIENEIAEGKFKDKIFNVLVPTEKVTVVREGRKKSRVKAFFPGYILIEAEMDDEVKNFIRAVPSVVSFVGPKGNPVPLREDEVERFIGKPEGAELERIDVPFRVGDSVKVIDGPFTDFSGVVQEVNSEKMKLKVMINIFGRKTPVELDFTQVEIEK, encoded by the coding sequence ATGGCAAGAAGATGGTATGCGGTGAGAACATATTCGGGGCATGAGAATCGCGTTAAGAAGTTTATAGAAAATGAGATTGCTGAGGGAAAGTTTAAAGACAAAATCTTTAATGTTCTTGTCCCAACTGAAAAAGTAACGGTTGTAAGGGAAGGGAGAAAAAAATCTCGTGTTAAAGCGTTTTTTCCAGGTTATATACTCATTGAAGCAGAGATGGATGATGAAGTTAAAAATTTCATTCGTGCTGTTCCATCTGTTGTAAGTTTCGTTGGTCCTAAGGGGAATCCAGTGCCTTTGAGGGAAGATGAGGTTGAAAGGTTCATAGGTAAACCTGAAGGAGCTGAGTTAGAAAGAATTGATGTTCCATTCAGAGTTGGTGATTCAGTTAAAGTGATTGATGGTCCGTTTACAGATTTCAGCGGTGTAGTTCAAGAGGTTAATTCTGAAAAGATGAAGTTAAAAGTTATGATCAATATCTTTGGTCGCAAGACACCTGTTGAACTTGATTTTACACAGGTTGAAATTGAAAAATAA
- a CDS encoding LSU ribosomal protein L1P, which yields MAKHSKRYLEALKKIDKSKAYSLEEAVQKVKETATAKFDETVDIAVRLGVDPRHADQMVRGTVVLPYGTGKKVRVLVLTKQPDKEKEAIEAGADYVGFDEYINKIKEGWTDVDVIIATPEVMGEVGKLGKILGPRGLMPNPKSGTVTNDVAKAVKEAKAGRVEFRVDKAGNIHVSVGKVSFENEKLIENIKTLLSTIVKLRPASVKGQYIKNITLSSTMGPGIKVDKNSVLMNLS from the coding sequence ATGGCAAAACATAGCAAAAGGTATCTTGAAGCATTAAAAAAGATTGATAAATCAAAAGCATATTCACTTGAAGAGGCAGTTCAAAAGGTTAAGGAAACAGCAACAGCAAAATTTGATGAAACAGTTGATATTGCGGTTCGCCTTGGGGTTGACCCAAGACATGCTGATCAAATGGTACGTGGAACAGTTGTCCTTCCTTATGGGACAGGGAAGAAGGTTCGCGTTCTTGTTTTGACGAAACAGCCAGATAAGGAAAAGGAAGCAATTGAGGCAGGTGCTGATTATGTTGGATTTGATGAGTATATAAATAAAATAAAGGAAGGATGGACTGATGTTGATGTTATAATTGCAACCCCTGAAGTTATGGGTGAGGTCGGAAAACTCGGTAAAATCCTTGGACCTCGTGGGTTGATGCCAAATCCGAAAAGCGGAACTGTTACAAATGATGTCGCTAAAGCTGTTAAGGAAGCAAAGGCAGGAAGAGTTGAATTCAGGGTTGACAAAGCCGGGAATATACATGTATCGGTCGGGAAAGTATCATTTGAAAATGAAAAGTTAATTGAAAATATAAAGACGCTTCTTTCAACAATAGTTAAGTTGAGACCAGCTTCTGTTAAAGGTCAGTACATAAAGAACATCACTCTTTCAAGCACAATGGGTCCAGGGATAAAAGTGGATAAGAATTCAGTTCTCATGAATTTATCATAA
- a CDS encoding LSU ribosomal protein L12P: MPSQIVEEIVERIEKLTLLEAVELKKILEEKFGVSAAAVAAPVVAAVPGAAPAAAQPAAEEKTEFDVILVNPGAQKLNVIKIVRQITGLGLKEAKDLVDSAPKPIKEGISKEEAEKIKKELEEAGAQVQIK, encoded by the coding sequence ATGCCATCACAGATAGTAGAAGAAATTGTTGAAAGAATTGAGAAGCTTACGCTTCTTGAAGCAGTAGAGTTAAAAAAGATCCTTGAGGAAAAATTTGGTGTTTCTGCAGCTGCTGTTGCAGCGCCAGTTGTTGCAGCTGTCCCTGGTGCAGCACCTGCAGCAGCACAACCAGCAGCTGAGGAGAAAACCGAATTTGATGTCATCCTTGTTAATCCAGGTGCACAGAAACTTAATGTCATAAAGATCGTCAGACAGATAACAGGTCTTGGGTTAAAGGAAGCAAAGGACCTTGTTGATAGTGCACCAAAGCCGATCAAAGAAGGTATTTCAAAGGAAGAGGCTGAAAAGATTAAGAAAGAACTTGAAGAGGCAGGAGCACAAGTTCAAATCAAATAA
- a CDS encoding pyruvate formate lyase activating enzyme, protein MFSEVQTLKNVLMRNSRVGELYRKIEEKRIECFACGHRCKISDGKSGVCRVRFNVGGKLYVPWGYVTSLALDPIEKKPFFHVYPGSYTLSFGMLGCDFHCDYCQNWVTSQALRDPVAGTMPDFITPEEIVDIALKYKSKIITSTYNEPLITSEWSVGIFKIASQYGIRGAYVSNGNATPEVLDYLRPYVDFYKVDLKTFNDLNYRKLGGRLNVVLDTIKMLVEKGFWVEIVTLVVPGFNDSEDELRDIARFIASVSPNIPWHVTAFHKDYKMTDPDNTRPEQLIKAVEIGYEEGLRFVYAGNIPGYVDRYENTYCFNCGALLIERFGFRVLKNKIDNGKCYKCGTVIPGYWG, encoded by the coding sequence ATGTTCAGCGAGGTTCAAACGCTGAAAAATGTTTTGATGCGAAATTCAAGGGTTGGGGAACTTTACAGAAAAATTGAAGAGAAGCGGATTGAATGTTTCGCCTGCGGGCATAGGTGTAAAATTTCCGATGGGAAAAGTGGCGTTTGTAGAGTTAGATTTAATGTTGGGGGAAAGCTTTATGTTCCATGGGGATATGTGACTTCACTTGCGCTTGACCCGATTGAGAAAAAGCCGTTTTTCCATGTTTATCCTGGAAGTTACACTTTAAGCTTCGGCATGCTTGGTTGCGATTTTCACTGTGATTATTGCCAAAACTGGGTAACATCTCAAGCGTTAAGAGATCCTGTTGCTGGAACGATGCCAGATTTTATCACCCCCGAGGAAATAGTTGATATCGCTCTTAAATACAAAAGCAAAATTATAACAAGCACATATAATGAACCGCTGATCACATCAGAATGGTCTGTTGGGATTTTTAAAATTGCAAGTCAATATGGAATTCGCGGAGCTTATGTGTCAAATGGAAACGCAACGCCTGAGGTTCTGGATTACCTCAGACCATATGTTGATTTTTATAAAGTTGATTTAAAGACATTCAACGATTTGAATTATAGAAAACTTGGCGGAAGGTTAAATGTTGTTCTTGATACAATTAAAATGCTTGTTGAAAAAGGTTTCTGGGTTGAGATAGTTACGCTTGTTGTCCCTGGATTTAACGATTCCGAGGATGAATTGAGAGATATTGCGAGGTTTATAGCAAGTGTTTCTCCAAACATTCCATGGCATGTAACTGCTTTTCATAAGGATTATAAAATGACGGATCCGGATAATACAAGACCAGAACAGTTGATAAAAGCGGTTGAGATAGGTTATGAAGAAGGATTGAGGTTTGTCTATGCAGGGAACATACCAGGTTATGTTGATAGGTATGAGAACACATATTGCTTCAATTGTGGGGCTTTGCTCATTGAAAGGTTTGGCTTCAGGGTTTTAAAAAATAAAATTGACAATGGGAAGTGTTATAAATGTGGAACCGTTATACCTGGTTATTGGGGATAA
- a CDS encoding LSU ribosomal protein L11P, with translation MAKKVVGYVKLQIPGGQATPAPPVGPALGQRGINIMEFCKQFNARTQDKMGLILPVIVTIYSDKSFTFVVKTPPASVLLKKAAGIEKGSSEPKRVKVGKVTRQQIREIAQMKMPDLNTDDIEAAMRMIEGTAKSMGIEVVD, from the coding sequence ATGGCTAAGAAAGTAGTTGGATATGTAAAGCTTCAGATACCTGGGGGGCAAGCAACACCAGCGCCTCCAGTTGGACCTGCGCTTGGTCAGCGTGGCATTAACATTATGGAATTTTGCAAACAGTTCAACGCACGAACCCAGGATAAAATGGGTTTGATTTTACCTGTTATAGTTACGATTTACTCTGATAAATCGTTCACATTCGTTGTAAAGACCCCGCCAGCGTCGGTGCTTTTAAAGAAGGCAGCTGGAATTGAGAAGGGCTCATCCGAACCGAAGCGCGTTAAGGTTGGTAAAGTTACGCGTCAGCAGATAAGAGAAATTGCTCAAATGAAAATGCCTGATTTAAACACTGACGATATTGAAGCTGCAATGCGTATGATTGAAGGTACAGCTAAAAGCATGGGGATTGAAGTTGTTGATTAA
- a CDS encoding protease I, whose translation MKLKGKKIVVLVEDYVEEIELLYPRYRLIEEGAEVKVAGPEVKVFRGKNGYPIKADISFDEISVENFDAIVIPGGYAPDRIRRNKIAVELTKKFYESGKIVAFICHAGWVPISAGILRGKKVTGFFSIKDDLVNAGAEYVDSEVVVDGNLVSSRVPDDLPAFCKAIISALSD comes from the coding sequence ATGAAGTTAAAAGGCAAAAAGATTGTCGTTTTAGTTGAGGACTATGTTGAGGAAATTGAACTTCTTTATCCGAGATACAGATTAATTGAAGAAGGAGCTGAGGTTAAAGTTGCAGGTCCAGAGGTGAAAGTTTTTAGAGGGAAAAATGGTTATCCTATAAAAGCAGATATCAGTTTTGATGAGATAAGTGTTGAGAATTTTGATGCTATTGTGATACCTGGTGGATATGCGCCGGATAGAATACGAAGGAATAAAATTGCCGTTGAATTGACAAAAAAATTTTATGAGTCGGGCAAAATTGTTGCTTTCATTTGCCATGCTGGATGGGTTCCAATTTCTGCTGGAATTTTGCGGGGTAAAAAGGTCACAGGATTTTTCTCAATAAAGGATGACCTTGTAAATGCGGGTGCAGAATATGTTGACAGTGAAGTTGTGGTTGATGGAAATTTAGTAAGTTCAAGAGTTCCGGATGACCTTCCAGCATTTTGCAAAGCTATAATATCTGCTCTTTCTGATTGA
- a CDS encoding preprotein translocase subunit SecE, translated as MREKIINFFTDIYKEMQKVTWQKQDELIESTKVVLVACLIFTVIIWVIDIIVTEILKVIF; from the coding sequence ATGCGAGAGAAAATAATTAATTTTTTCACTGATATTTACAAAGAGATGCAAAAAGTCACCTGGCAAAAGCAAGATGAGCTAATTGAATCAACAAAGGTTGTTTTAGTTGCTTGTTTGATTTTTACTGTTATCATCTGGGTAATTGATATCATAGTTACTGAGATTTTAAAAGTTATATTTTGA
- a CDS encoding LSU ribosomal protein L33P: protein MAKSEGREIITLECTVCKRRNYTTTKNRRKHPERVEYKKYCKFCNKHTIHKETR, encoded by the coding sequence ATGGCTAAATCTGAAGGGAGAGAGATTATCACGCTTGAGTGTACGGTTTGTAAGCGTAGAAATTATACGACTACGAAAAATCGTAGAAAACACCCAGAAAGGGTAGAATATAAAAAATATTGCAAATTCTGCAATAAACACACTATTCACAAGGAAACACGCTAA
- a CDS encoding LSU ribosomal protein L10P translates to MKREEKAKIVEEITEKISRARGLVLTDFTKMTVAEVNELRKELKSAKVDYKVVKNTLLKIAMQNVGGYDGLFKYLEGPTAVAFGYDDPITPVRLIKKVKSKIEKPAVKAIFVEGQIYDGSKLDELANLPSKSDIIAGIIGSIAAPASGIVWTLNAVLSELVLVIDAIAKKLEEKGS, encoded by the coding sequence ATGAAAAGAGAGGAGAAAGCTAAAATTGTTGAGGAGATAACTGAAAAAATTTCGCGTGCAAGAGGACTTGTTTTGACCGATTTTACCAAGATGACAGTAGCTGAGGTAAATGAGTTAAGAAAGGAACTTAAAAGCGCTAAGGTTGATTATAAGGTTGTGAAGAATACGCTTTTAAAGATAGCGATGCAGAATGTCGGAGGATATGATGGGTTGTTTAAGTATCTTGAAGGACCAACAGCGGTTGCATTTGGATACGATGATCCGATTACGCCGGTCAGATTGATAAAAAAGGTAAAAAGCAAGATTGAGAAGCCAGCTGTTAAGGCTATTTTTGTGGAGGGGCAGATATATGACGGTTCAAAACTTGATGAACTGGCAAATTTGCCTTCAAAGTCAGATATCATTGCTGGAATAATCGGGAGTATTGCAGCTCCAGCAAGTGGTATTGTCTGGACATTAAATGCGGTTTTATCGGAACTTGTTCTTGTAATTGATGCGATTGCGAAAAAACTTGAAGAAAAAGGTTCATAA